One segment of Ricinus communis isolate WT05 ecotype wild-type chromosome 8, ASM1957865v1, whole genome shotgun sequence DNA contains the following:
- the LOC8260283 gene encoding pentatricopeptide repeat-containing protein At3g61360, which produces MHSFLKLSKCNQLFQVSCKRPSIFLLVVCMSSSISEVERITKIINDNSFPNESLYPTLLKHLNPAALSTDFVENVLGRLFAAHSNGLKALEFFRFSLRHSHFNPSSFAFEMTLHILARMRYFEKAWELMMEIGKSHPSLLTLKSMGIMLSKIAKFQSYEDTLEAFKRMEKTVFVGKTFGTEEFNVLLQAFCSQREVKEARSVFQKMHDQFNPNTKTMNILLLGFKKARDITAMELFYHEIVRRGFKATSLTYNIRIDAYCKKGYFGDGLRIFEEMEKDNCPPTLETITTLIHGAGVARNIHKARHLFDEIGKRNLKPDTGAYNALISSLVKCKDIESAMRLMDEMEEKHIGRDSVTYHTIFFGLMKLNDTEGVCDLYHRMISKDFVPKTRTVVMLMKFFCVNSRLDLGLAFWQYMLDKGYCPHGHALDLLVTGLCSRGRLLEAYECSKQFVERGMRMSEVVYRMLERSLQQSDFTDKLRELDQMIKKLQSVLPPSKGHALAYSCTTESCVFNSQFSVKAEG; this is translated from the exons ATGCACTCTTTTCTGAAACTAAGCAAATGCAATCAACTTTTTCAAGTCTCTTGCAAGAGACCTTCGATTTTTCTCCTTGTTGTTTGTATGTCATCCAGCATTTCTGAAGTTGAAAGAATTAccaaaattattaatgataattcCTTTCCCAATGAATCGCTGTACCCCACTCTACTGAAGCATCTCAACCCAGCAGCCCTTTCTACTGACTTTGTAGAGAATGTTCTTGGCCGCCTGTTCGCAGCTCATTCCAATGGCCTCAAAGCCTTGGAGTTCTTCAGATTTTCTCTCCGTCATTCCCATTTTAATCCAAGTTCATTTGCTTTTGAGATGACTCTCCATATCCTTGCACGGATGCGTTATTTTGAGAAAGCATGGGAATTGATGATGGAAATTGGAAAATCACACCCTTCCTTGCTCACTCTTAAGTCGATGGGCATCATGCTATCTAAAATTGCAAAGTTTCAGTCTTATGAAGATACTCTCGAAGCATTTAAAAGGATGGAAAAGACAGTATTTGTTGGAAAAACATTTGGCACTGAAGAGTTCAATGTactccttcaagcattttgtagtCAAAGGGAGGTGAAAGAGGCACGTTCAGTGTTTCAAAAGATGCATGATCAGTTTAATCCTAATACTAAGACCATGAATATTTTGCTACTTGGATTCAAGAAAGCAAGGGATATTACTGCGATGGAATTATTTTACCATGAGATTGTTCGAAGAGGCTTCAAGGCAACCTCTTTAACTTATAATATTCGGATTGATGCTTATTGTAAGAAAGGTTATTTTGGTGATGGTTTGAGGATTTTTGaagaaatggaaaaggatAATTGCCCGCCTACATTGGAGACTATAACTACTTTGATTCATGGCGCAGGGGTTGCTCGAAACATACATAAGGCCAGACATTTATTTGATGAGATTGGCAAGAGAAACTTGAAGCCTGATACTGGGGCTTATAATGCCCTGATCAGCTCACTGGTTAAATGCAAAGATATCGAGTCTGCCATGAGGTTGATGGACGAGATGGAAGAGAAGCATATAGGGAGAGATAGTGTTACCTATCATACAATCTTCTTTGGATTGATGAAACTAAATGACACAGAAGGAGTTTGTGATCTTTATCATAGGATGATAAGCAAAGATTTTGTTCCAAAAACACGAACTGTAGTCATGTTGATGAAATTCTTTTGTGTGAATAGTCGGCTCGATTTGGGTTTGGCTTTCTGGCAATACATGCTGGATAAGGGATATTGTCCTCATGGTCATGCGTTGGATCTGTTAGTAACAGGACTGTGCTCTCGAGGAAGGCTGCTGGAAGCATACGAATGCTCAAAGCAATTTGTGGAGAGAGGAATGCGTATGAGTGAAGTAGTATACCGGATGTTGGAGAGGTCTTTACAGCAATCTGATTTCACTGACAAGTTGAGGGAGCTCGACcaaatgattaaaaaattgCAATCTGTTTTGCCCCCATCTAAGGGGCATGCTTTGGCTTATTCTTGCACCACAGA ATCTTGTGTGTTCAATTCTCAATTTAGTGTTAAAGCAGAAGGTTAA